AGCGCTCACAGTCTAAATAATGATCCAAGCAAACGACTGAGAAACCAAATTGAACAGAGAGGCAGTACCTTGGCAGCATTGAAGGCTTCTTCAGACTTCTTCAGAGTgaaattcttcttctcttcaacAGTAACCGCCATTCTCACGCGAGATGATCGTGAAGAGGAGAATCTTTTGGAGAGCTTTGTGGAACATGGAATCCCTAACCCAACACTAATCCCTCCAATAGTAGCGGCCATTTTCCTCGTCTCTGTATCTCGCTGTCTCCCTCTGGCTCTTCTTCTCTGAGTCCAACAGATAAGAAAAGAACACTCACCAACCTTAGATGTCGGGTTTATATACGCCCGCCTATCATACTGGTCAATTTTGATTTCAAAGTCAAGGTTTCGGCATCGCATCACGTTGTCCAACTTCTTCGATCCTTAAGGCTTTGGGCCTGGTATTGGGCTTGGGTTTGCAACAAAATGTGAATTGTGATTGGGCCTTCTACACGAACTGGCCCGTTTAATGCTCAGATTTGTTCACGTCCCTAAGGTGCgtttattgaaaaaaatctaAATGGACGATGAACAaagggtttttctttttaaccaaAAATGATATTACACTTTGGATATCTGACATGAGATTAGACTCGAGCTATTAGATCATCGAGCATAAAAATTTCCTACTTAACGATATAATAAATTCGATCAAAGTTTAAGACCACAAGAGTATTGTTCCACGAATCAAACTAACGGGTCATTGTTACTTACTACGTGGCAGCAAAACCCAAGCATATACGAGACTAATGCAGACATCAGTTGGACTCAACTGCATGATGAAGACTACTGCCATCAATTAAACAAGTTACAATGACGGCATACAACATAATTGACGTGAAAGCGCCTATCAGTACATATACAATTATGAATTACAGAATCTCCTTGACTCGACTACGAACCGTGCGCTTATGAGTTATGACGCCTCAATGCAAGAAATTACCCATATGAATAATGAATGTATGGTCACACAATGTCCAAATTAGGagtcagaaaacaaaaaacaaaaaaaaaatcaattctcTTACTAGCTCCTCCTCTATACAAGGATCAAACaaccaaaccaaaaaatattttctctagCAACAGTTTCATATCCTCTCATCTTCCCGGCTATTACTATACCATATAACTATATACAGAGAGTCATACCCAAAAATTTCTAAGTCACCATCCAAAAAAGACTCTCCTGCTCAGTAGCCATATTTGATCCCTCCAATCAGCTCAATTACAAgccaccaaaacaaaaaaaaaaccatttacaATTCTTATAACTCAGTATCAATCCATGCCAAAAACAGAGACTTAACCAGACAAAACCCAGAAGGCAAAATGCAGGCCAAAATACCTGTACTACCTACCAAGTCCTGGTTTCAAGTAATGACGTTATCTAAGAGCACACAACTGAGGAGACAGAAAGAGGGTAGTGGAAGGTATTGGCATACTGAAATGAGAGAGTGCCACCGTTGACCAAGGGCCTGCCTTCATTGACTATACAGTCATTGTAGCGAAGACGCTTGAAGATCTTAGGGTTGATGAGGGAAGCTGAGCTGAACCAGCCACACTTGAGGTGAATCCGGGTTATATCACAACCAGTAACGCACACATTCGTGATCTCAACAGTGTAGGTAGGTATTCCATTGGGAAGCGGGTCTGTGGGTCCTTGTTGTATCACTATATCTGATTTTGTACACTTCTCTCCTATCCTCTCCGGCTCCTCAATTGCCATTACTATGTAAAAGCAAgataagaacaagaagaagaaaaggagcatTAAAACACAAATTTGGATAGGGAAAGGTTGGGCTTTAATAAAAAGGCTGCAGAACATTGACCTACAACATACAAGATGGCCATACAAGCTACCATAAGGAGCCTTTACAGACAAAATACACTTTATGGAGGTGATTCACAGGAATTatggtaggaaaaaaaaagtaagaaaaagacaaatcaaGCAAAAAAGGTTATGCATGGGAAGGGATGCATCAGGCCTTTTGCTTTATACACGTATGCATATTATAtgataaaaccaaaaaaaataaatgtgatAAAACCCTGATGAATATAAAGATCCAGCGCCAATGGTGCGCTTTAGGATCAACAATAACGAAAAAACAGCTGTGTGACCGAGTCCCTGTATGACACGCAAATCGTACGCATCTCGACAGTATATGTCACTGCACCTGAGTCCCTGAACCCATTTGTAACAAACAACTGGGTACCACCACTCGTCTCAGGAGTCAGGCCCCTCCAAAACACCATGCCCCACCCTCTaggcctctaagaacactagctTTGTCTCCCACATAAGGAAGAATGGCATGGAAGAAGAGGTTCATTGTGAGTACTACACATATGATTATTTAATCTACACAGTACTCGTATAAGAATCAGTCTATTACCATGGCGAAGCAGCTTGCGATTTGGAGCTGATAATGTTCTATTCCCACTGTTGACGTCCACCTGACTCGCTCCGGTAAGAGAATGACCGTCCAAAAGACCTGAAGCGAATTCCGAAAcaaaaatttagaaataaaataatcagACTTctacaaaaacagaaaaatatttttttagtaaaagggaaagaaacaagaagacCGTCAAGTCGCTGAAAGAGAGGTCAAGTCATTAACAAGAGAAAAAACTAACCACTAGATATGATATAGCTAAGATAATTAAGCTATGGAATGTCTAGATCCGATTGGAATATACAATGTATTGAGACAAACACAAATATGCATGGCATATAGTACCTGTAAGTAAGGCGAGCACGAAGAGTAGAGCGAGAGAGAAAGATAGGAAAACCAGAGCGAATCGGGTGTTTAACGAAGCTcgcatgcttgaaattggataacGAATCGCACTGAAACTTCAACAGATTCTCTATCTCTCACAAGAGGATTCACAAAAGGCCTACGACCCGTtctctcaaaaagaaaaaaaggaaagtgaGAGAAATCTGTATAACTCGGCTTCGAAACTCAATCGGTAAGCAGAATCGGAGCCCTAAAGCGCCATGAATTAGATCTCTCGCAAGGAAAAGGTCTCTGAAACCTGTATCAAAGAACGAGGAATACAGTTGCATTTATATCACATcaacttttcaaaaaaaatattcaaaaaaaaaaaaccactaccACCAGATTATTAGGGCAAACGGTCCAGAATTCTGACTCCATGACTACCGTCTGGCACTCACGAGACAAGCCTAGGCTGAAAATGACCGAAACGACGGGGACTCCTACCAGGCCTAGAAACACCTTTCATACAAACTCCGAAAAGCATAAAACACAGTTTCAACTTACTCACCCTCAAATGTCACGATCGAACATAGTTTATTCAAAGATAACGCAGGAAATTTGTTTTTTCGTTCTCTCTCGGACGCTCAAAAGTGGTAATTCTGCAACGCTTTGTATTGAATTGAAAGGGAAATATAGATTTTCCAGGAAAACTTTTGGAGGTAAATGAGAAATGGAAAAGTCGCAGAGGAATTTACTGCGGTGGAACAGTGGAATGGTCGACAAGGAAGCCGAGTGCAGTACACAAGGAGGGAAAAATATTTCAGAGAGAGAACGCAAAAAAAGCAGCGACAAAAATGGCAGAAGGGATCATGAAAGCCGATCACCGATCGAACCTCATTTATGATTCACGTCTGTGTATACATACACTCACTTTTGTATACGTATAGGTGCAGCATCATCACCTTTGGATTGGATCGATCGCACGggtgagaagagagagagagagagaaacataaCAATCAACACCGAGACGCGTGCATTACTTTGGGTCTCTTGAACTGttgagaggggagagagagagagaggtggctCTGAGCGTCTGTGGGTGTTTATTGCGTGGGCTTAACCATGGTTAGAGTGCATGGGAGAGGCTAAATTATGGCTTAATTAAGACAAATAAATTGGATAATAAGATTAATATATTTAGATCCAGACTTAAttttaaactggacaaaaattttgtatttaaatTCGGATTTTCAACGTATAACTTACGTTCAAACATTATTTAATAGAAATCGGGCAAATAAGGTCATTAGGACCGGATAAATTTCGCCGCCGATAGTGTTAGTGATTGAGTTGAGTTAAATTCATGGTTTAGAGCACACGTGGCCGGTCAATTAATTGTATGACAATTGTATAGTGATTGGCTCTGTAGCAAGGCAACGACATTACGTGCGGGCAGAATTATTAAAGAATCTAATTTCAGGATATTTCATTGACACGCGCCTTGATCAGAGAACGCCACGCCAGCTCACAAGGGAATGTTGCCTATTATTCGTTTGGACTGTACGAGTGGGACTCCGGTTGCATGGTCCCTTCAATGGGCTGAAAGCCTCTTATTAATGGGCTAGGATGCTCCCCAAGTCGGTCTCTAATTATaaagggtagctttagtcataTTCCGGTTTTTTTTTGAGTATCCCGTAAATTGATTTTTATAACGGATGTGTAGTCACcaaaatgtggcccaaggtggtgatgatttgcaggtgtgtcaaagcttatagtttcctacactaatgtgaatgaaatgcaccgaacgtaaatatgacttctatctagacgattgaacgaactatcttgggatctcaatagttctagattccccaactccactgaagtgcgcttcgttgagattgaaatgaagaaacataaatagacaccaagatcaatttacacaacgatggttggcattgaaacttgacaagaaataaatacaagaaaactTGGAATGAACGACATAACTTGAAATTGTCAAGGATTTggaaaatgtaattgaaatgctagaatgctaggaagcttggaagttgaaattgcctttgggcttgagtagtttgtttgtttgattggttgtgtgtCTTCCGTCTATCTACCATCTTATATATATCttctgtcttgcacgaaaatctccccataaaccatgattctactgcagttatccttcatttgtgccattttctATCAGTTTGAAGCCATTACCACGTCTTCATGTCAGTTTTCCCTTAAATCTCTCACAAGCTGCCACTTGGACCACCTTGTTATAACTGCCAccacttttttctcttttcatggATCACTCTCAGCACAACCGCACATGGGCAGTTACTCATCATTTGGGCTTCCTTTAACATAATGGGCTGTGATAAAATATGATGGACCAtatgggctgcaccttgggccttgtatatggactaggcttattaggcccaagatattttttgatgCCAACAGGATGGTCAACTTATATTAGGGTATCTTTAGAAAAAACCGGGATGTGATTAAAGCTATCCAATTATAAATCAGCAATTCCAACTCCAATTGTTTTATGTAGGAAAGAAATATACTCGCATGGAACCGATGACAGTACAGTTCCAAGGAGATCTGTTCATGGGCCGGGCTATCTGTACAACAGGCCCAGCTCACAAGAAGAGTGGGTTTGGTCAGGTATGAGCACACGGGCCAGATTCATGAGACccaaattaatataattattgGGTAGGTTATCTCTGCCTGATgtcattttaattaaattattgggTTAGTCGCCAAAGACTTGTTTGGCCACCAGTTACTTGAAATTTCTTAATTGCTTTCATGTTAATAATAATCACGTTTTATAACCTAGAAAGTTGTGTATATAAATTTTGCTGATTCTCCATAATTAAACACTGTTGTTCTTAATTAATATAAGGCAATATCTTATCTCCATTGGCTTATGAAGGCAACAACACTCTTCAATGGTGTCTTGATTCTATCCCCCCATCCGTTGTTCATGTTTCGTAGTCAACACTATACCCTCTATTAACTATATATTAAGGCTATTGTTTTGTCGGTCTCACTGTGTTAAATGACAATATTTTATCTCTTATGGATGAAAAAACGTGTGAAATAACACCTATGTGGAATCACTCTTGCATAGaaataataatacttttatagttttattattgTCCACTAAAAGTCTAGAAGTAGCAACGCCGACGTTGAATTTGTACACAAGAAAGGAGTGGGGTGTCTCTTGTCTTTTATATAGAAAGTCTACGAGCCAATGTGCGTTGACAAACTAAGGATTGCGAAGTGTCAAGTACGTTATATGGACCGTGGGTGTGGCCATATTTGATGAAACGGTGCCCCGCGCCTTTCCTAGTAACGCCTACCTCTCTTCTTTCTGCCTTCGCATTCTCTTTCGTTTCCATCTTCCGCTCCTCTGGATTACCAAGACCCAAAGACCCGTCCCTAATtgactctctctttctctatataATCCTCTATAGTCCTCCTTAACTCTACAAGTAACTTCGTTTTTCTTCATAATGGATATCATGAAGGGGAAGTGGAAGAAAATTGCGGTGTCGAAGGCATTGGAACGATGTCGTTCACTGAGTTTATCAAGAGAAGAAGataagaagaagacgaagaagaggAAGGTTGAGGTGGCGCCGGAGGGTTGTTTCGCGGTGTACGTTGGAGCGGAGAAACAAAGGTTCATAATCAAGACTGAATTCGCTAACCATCCTTTATTCAAGATGTTGCTTGAGAATGCGGAGTCGGAATACGGTTACGATAGCTCTGGACCCATTTTGATTCCCTGTAATGTTGATTTGTTCTATAAAGTGTTGGCGGAGATGAATAATTGCGACGATGACGACGAGGATGATGGTCAGATTAGTCAGTATATTGGTTGCGGTTATGGTGCTGTTCTTTGTATGAGTCCTTCCCGTCGTGGCAGCAGTACTAagggttgtggtggtggtggctatAGGCTTCTTAGTCCTTCAAGAATGTTGAAGTTGAATGGGTTTTGATGACTTtaatgttagacttataatcaCACATCGCTTAGAGAACACCAATGATTCCGTCCATAGCTCTTAATCTCTTAGATTTTGTGAAGGTTAGTTTTAGTTATGTCGTCTACCCAAATGGGTAGAGATAGTAACCACTTGTGGGTGTTGTGTATTTGCGTTTGGGTTTTAATGCAATCAAGTTCGTTGacctttttcaaaaaataatgatgtgtcAAATGATGTGGGTGTATATATGACTCAAATTTTACTGATTGCGTATATGCTGTTTAATATACTATGTCAAATTATGCTGTTTAAAATACTATGTCAAATTACA
This sequence is a window from Tripterygium wilfordii isolate XIE 37 chromosome 8, ASM1340144v1, whole genome shotgun sequence. Protein-coding genes within it:
- the LOC120004630 gene encoding protein TAPETUM DETERMINANT 1-like, with amino-acid sequence MRASLNTRFALVFLSFSLALLFVLALLTGLLDGHSLTGASQVDVNSGNRTLSAPNRKLLRHVMAIEEPERIGEKCTKSDIVIQQGPTDPLPNGIPTYTVEITNVCVTGCDITRIHLKCGWFSSASLINPKIFKRLRYNDCIVNEGRPLVNGGTLSFQYANTFHYPLSVSSVVCS
- the LOC120004228 gene encoding auxin-responsive protein SAUR71-like translates to MDIMKGKWKKIAVSKALERCRSLSLSREEDKKKTKKRKVEVAPEGCFAVYVGAEKQRFIIKTEFANHPLFKMLLENAESEYGYDSSGPILIPCNVDLFYKVLAEMNNCDDDDEDDGQISQYIGCGYGAVLCMSPSRRGSSTKGCGGGGYRLLSPSRMLKLNGF